GATTTCTATGGCGACTCTCTTTATCTCCTCGATCGAAGTCACTCCGTCTATAACTTTCTGGACTCCATCGGTGTAGAGCGTTCTCATACCACCGGAAATTGCAACCGCGGAGATCTCTCTTTCCGACGCGTTTTCGGCAATGAGCTGTCTCAACTTGTTATCCACAATGAGAACCTCGTGGATACCGGTTCTTCCACGGTAACCCATTCCGCGGCATTCTGGGCAGCCGTTTCCCGGAATGTATTCGACGAAATCATCTCTGTTGGGATATATTTGACTCGCTACTCTCTTAACTTCCTCCCTCATCGGAATCTTTATTTTACAGTTGTTACAAAGCTTTCTCACCAGCCTCTGACCGACAACGCCGATAAGCGAGGTGCCAAGTAGGAAGGGATCGACTCCTATATTAACGAGTCTAGCCACGGCTCCCGAAGCGCTGTTTGTGTGTATCGTCGAGAAGACGAGATGACCGGTGAGCGAGGCTTCGATTGCCAGCTGGGCCGTTTCTCTGTCACGGATCTCTCCTACCATTATGATGTCCGGATCTTGCCTGAGGAATGATCTTAAATACCGGGCGAAAGTCAGACCTATCTCCGAGTTGACCTGGCATTGAGCGATACCCTCGATCGTGTACTCGACGGGGTCTTCGGCAGTTAGTACGTTGACCTTGTCGGAAGTGACCTGGTTCAAGACCGCCACAAGCGTGGTTGATTTACCGCTTCCAGTCGGTCCCGAGACCAGTATTATGCCATAAGGAGAGTATATGATGCTTTCAAAACGTTCTCTGTTGTAATCGGAGAGCCCGAGGTCTTCGAGTCTTTTCTTTGCGTTTGAAACCCTTAAAATCCTTAAAACTACCTTCTCTCCGAAGATGGTAGGCATGGTGGAGACTCTAAGGTCAAATTGTTCGCCACCGCGTCTTATGTAAAACTTTCCATCCTGAGGGAATCTTCTATCGGAGATATCCATATTGCACATGACTTTGATTCTAGATACTACTGAATTATGGGCTTTTCTCGGATAACTCAACACTTTCCTAAGAACACCGTCTATCCTGAGCCGGGCTACAGCCATCTTTTCGTAAGGTTCTAGATGAACGTCACTGGCATCGCTCCTTATACCGTTGTCTAGAAGGGAGTTTATGAATTTCGCGACCGGTGTGTCTTCGCTATCCTGGACTTTTTCTTCATCTATTCCGATCTCGGAGTCCTCTATGTTGAAAGTATGCTCTATGATCTCGCTGGAAGCTGATTCTTCGTAAGAAGACTTGTAGAGGGCGTCGAAGATAGGTGGAGGAACGAGCAACGTATTCACACGACTTCCGGTCAAAAACGAAAGTTCCCTGTCTATCTGCGGAACTTTCAGAACATCGGTCGTGACGACCCTTATCGTGTTTGTTTCCGGCAGGTATTCTATGGGAATAACTTTGAGTCTATCGGCAACAGGCTTGGGAATCATCCGGAGAATCTCCGGAGAGAGCAAGTTGGGAACCTCTTCAAGGACCTTGAGACCGTACTGCCTCGAAAGGGCACCGTAGATATCCTCCCAGGAGATCACTCCCATTCCTACCAGAGTCTCTCCGAGGGGTTTCCCGACTTTTTTTTGGATAGCGACGGCCTGCTTAAGATCGTCTTCACTCAGGAGACCGTGTTCGACGAGCATCTCCCCGAGCCTTTTATAGACCTTCAATGACTATTCCTCCTCGTTGATATCCAGTCCAAATCTGTAAATAGCCGGGATGTCGGAAGCGTCTCCCATGAGCTCTCCTTCGTCCAGTTCCAGGCCTGCGGCTATTAGAGTTATGTTCAATTCATCGTTGCTCATTTCGGGATCGACGATCAAACCCAGTTTGACATCGGCGTCTTCACTGCAGTTCTGCCTGACTATCGCCGCGGCTATGTTCATCTCTCTGAGCGTGATATTCTTGGCCGAGACGTTCAGGATGATACCTGTGGCGTTGTCGATCGGCTTTTCGAGGAGTCTGCTTTCCAAGGCTCTTCTGGCAGCCTCTTCGGCCCTTCTCTCTCCCGAACCGACACCGATACCGAGCATCGCGGTTCCTGCGTTTCTGAGAACCGATTCTACATCGGCGAAATCGAGATTAATGTAACCTCTTTTAGTTATCAACTCGGAGATACCTTTGATTCCATGGTGAAGCGTCTCGTCGGCCTTGGCAAAGGCATCAACGATCGAAGTGTTCGGAGGGAGCTCCTGGAGAAGTTTGTTGTTGGATATTCTGATCAGGGTGTCCACCGAGTTCTTCAGCTTTCTCAAACCCTCATGTCCGGTCCTCAGTCTGGTGTTACCTTCGAAGAAGAAAGGCGTTGTGACGACAGCAACCGTTAATATTCCCATTTCTCTGGCGATCGACGCCACGATCGGCGCTGCTCCGGTACCTGTACCGCCGCCCATTCCTGCTGTTATAAAAAGCAGATCCGTGTCTTCGAGGAAAGTTCCTATCTCATCGACACTCTCCTCGGCGGCTCGCTCTCCAACATTTGGATTTCCACCGGCCCCCAGACCCCTTGTGAGTTCGGTGCCTAGCTGGATCTTCAGTTCGGCTTTGTTGCTTTCTAGAACCTGGATATCGGTGTTGGCTGCTATAAAAGTGACTCCATGTATTCCTTCAGAAATCATTCTGTTAACGGCGTTTCCGCCGGCACCTCCTACCCCTATTACCTTTATGGAAGGAAGCCGGATTTCTGTCTTGCTTTTCTTACCCGTGTCAAGCTCAAAGCTCATCATCGACACCTCCAAAGAAGAGGGATTTTATGAATGATCCAAAACCTTTTTTAGGTCTTTCGACTGCACTTTCCAAGATCTCTCCCTGTACTTCTTCGGGGGATACGAGATTGCCAAGACAGGAGCTGAATATCGGATCGTTGGAGACATCGTGGCTGTTCTCTATACGTCGATTGAAACTGGTTTCGTAGGTTCCGATCCTTACAGGCATTTTCAGAGATTCAACCCCAACATCGGTTAGCCCTCTCAATTTCGAACCGCCACCGGTGAAGACCACTCCACCAGGAATCCTCTCTTCAGAGTACTCGGGATTATTTATCACAAAAAGCTGAATTTCCTTTCTGATCTTATTCAACAGTTCTTTCACTCTTGCATATATGACTGTCGAGAGTCTCCTGACAGAGACGTTCTTTCTCGTTCTTTCATCGAGTCCGAAGTATTCTACTACATCTTCGGGATCGGGTGGATACATACTGCAGTGGCCGTAATTCACGAGCAGTCTTTCGGCCTCGTCGACCGAAGTTCCAAGCACTCTAGCCACGTCTAGAACTATATGTCTTATCCCGAGGGGTATTCGAGATATATAGACCGGGAGATTTTCCTTGTATATCACTATCTCGGAAAAACTGTGCCCAAGAACCACACAGACGACACCGTGTTGCTTTTCGGTATCTGTTAAAACCGCTTCTGAAGCCGATATCAGTGCTGGAGATATCAGGAAGTCCCCGCGGCCGAAAAGTTCTTCAAATAGTCTGCGGAAGATCTCGACGGATTTCCCTTCACTTGATACGAAGACCATTTCCACATCGAGTTTTCGAGCGTACATCTCTACAGGATTGAAAACCACTTTGTCGGCATCAAGTATGTATTTTCTGATATAACTCCTGTGTATGTTGGTGTTACCGGTCTTCATTTTCTCGGTCTTGAGACGACTAATGAGGTTCTGTATAGTCTTCTCAGTAACCATAACCTGCTTCTCTTCGGAAAGAATCTCCTCAATATTTTCGGAAAAAACCGAATAGTCGCCGTCAGTGAAACTAATTCTGAAGTCTGCTTCGACATCCTTCTTTCCCATTTGTCCAGTAAGTTCTTCAATAAGCTTTTGTATCGATTGCTTTAGGGCAACAGCATCCTTCACTTCGCCCTTGTCGAGTCCCACGGTCTTAACGCTCCCATAGGCCTCCAAAACCATTTGTCCCGTCTGTTCCCTACTGACCACCACGCCTTTCAGTGTGTTGGTGCCAACATCGAGAGAAACTGTATAGTCTTTCCCCCTGGCCATCTAGTGTCACCTCGCTCTCAACAGTTTACCATCGCTCAAAAAGATGTATTCGCTTCTGTCTGAGGCGTTTTCAAGCTGAAGAAGCAATTCTTTGCTCGCGCTAAGTTTCTCCCAGTCAAGTACTTTGATCGTTATTCCCCGTCTGAGAAACAACGTGTTGTTCCTGTAATCAAAGTAAGCTACCAATCTGGAGATCCTTCTTTCAGCGAGGATACCCTCAACCGCCCCGGTAAAATCATCTATATTGTTATCGATAGCTTTATAGACGCCTTCCACCAAAACAAAGTTTAATCCGCCAACCACGGGAAAACTGGTGATTTCGTCCATCGAAGCGTGATCTACAATGACGAAATCCTCCGAAACCCAGTAATAGGAATCATCATAAAACACGATGTACTTCCCGGGTTTCAAAAAGACTCTATTCCCCGAAACATCAACAGTTGCCGGTGGGTAAATTATATCAGTTTTCCACCTTCTTCTGAATGCCAGCGGAAATTCTATAACGGTTTCCTCGGGATTGACTATCTTTGTAAACTGGGCTAGAGGAACCGTAAAAAAAGACTCAACGATAAAATTGATTATTGCAACGAACCATATGGCAATTATAGCTACCATACAGATCGCCGCTCTCAAAGAAAGACTCATACGTCAAGATTGGAAATGCTCAAAGCGTGTCGCTCAATGAACGACCTTCTCTCCTCCACCTCGCTACCCATAAGAATTGTGAAAACTCTATCGGCTTCTTCCGCATCTTCCATCGTTATCTGGACTAGTTTTCTATCGGTTGGGTTCATTGTTGTCTCCCAGAGTTGCTCGGGATTCATCTCACCAAGTCCTTTGAATCTAGAGTAGTTCAGCTTTTTATCGGGATATTTCTCGACAAAGGCATTCAATTCCTCGTCACTGTAGAAGTAATGCTTTTGTCGGTTCATCTCTATTTTATAAAGCG
This portion of the Mesotoga infera genome encodes:
- the ftsZ gene encoding cell division protein FtsZ; translated protein: MMSFELDTGKKSKTEIRLPSIKVIGVGGAGGNAVNRMISEGIHGVTFIAANTDIQVLESNKAELKIQLGTELTRGLGAGGNPNVGERAAEESVDEIGTFLEDTDLLFITAGMGGGTGTGAAPIVASIAREMGILTVAVVTTPFFFEGNTRLRTGHEGLRKLKNSVDTLIRISNNKLLQELPPNTSIVDAFAKADETLHHGIKGISELITKRGYINLDFADVESVLRNAGTAMLGIGVGSGERRAEEAARRALESRLLEKPIDNATGIILNVSAKNITLREMNIAAAIVRQNCSEDADVKLGLIVDPEMSNDELNITLIAAGLELDEGELMGDASDIPAIYRFGLDINEEE
- a CDS encoding GspE/PulE family protein, translating into MLVEHGLLSEDDLKQAVAIQKKVGKPLGETLVGMGVISWEDIYGALSRQYGLKVLEEVPNLLSPEILRMIPKPVADRLKVIPIEYLPETNTIRVVTTDVLKVPQIDRELSFLTGSRVNTLLVPPPIFDALYKSSYEESASSEIIEHTFNIEDSEIGIDEEKVQDSEDTPVAKFINSLLDNGIRSDASDVHLEPYEKMAVARLRIDGVLRKVLSYPRKAHNSVVSRIKVMCNMDISDRRFPQDGKFYIRRGGEQFDLRVSTMPTIFGEKVVLRILRVSNAKKRLEDLGLSDYNRERFESIIYSPYGIILVSGPTGSGKSTTLVAVLNQVTSDKVNVLTAEDPVEYTIEGIAQCQVNSEIGLTFARYLRSFLRQDPDIIMVGEIRDRETAQLAIEASLTGHLVFSTIHTNSASGAVARLVNIGVDPFLLGTSLIGVVGQRLVRKLCNNCKIKIPMREEVKRVASQIYPNRDDFVEYIPGNGCPECRGMGYRGRTGIHEVLIVDNKLRQLIAENASEREISAVAISGGMRTLYTDGVQKVIDGVTSIEEIKRVAIEI
- a CDS encoding DUF4894 domain-containing protein, which gives rise to MVAIIAIWFVAIINFIVESFFTVPLAQFTKIVNPEETVIEFPLAFRRRWKTDIIYPPATVDVSGNRVFLKPGKYIVFYDDSYYWVSEDFVIVDHASMDEITSFPVVGGLNFVLVEGVYKAIDNNIDDFTGAVEGILAERRISRLVAYFDYRNNTLFLRRGITIKVLDWEKLSASKELLLQLENASDRSEYIFLSDGKLLRAR
- the ftsA gene encoding cell division protein FtsA; translated protein: MARGKDYTVSLDVGTNTLKGVVVSREQTGQMVLEAYGSVKTVGLDKGEVKDAVALKQSIQKLIEELTGQMGKKDVEADFRISFTDGDYSVFSENIEEILSEEKQVMVTEKTIQNLISRLKTEKMKTGNTNIHRSYIRKYILDADKVVFNPVEMYARKLDVEMVFVSSEGKSVEIFRRLFEELFGRGDFLISPALISASEAVLTDTEKQHGVVCVVLGHSFSEIVIYKENLPVYISRIPLGIRHIVLDVARVLGTSVDEAERLLVNYGHCSMYPPDPEDVVEYFGLDERTRKNVSVRRLSTVIYARVKELLNKIRKEIQLFVINNPEYSEERIPGGVVFTGGGSKLRGLTDVGVESLKMPVRIGTYETSFNRRIENSHDVSNDPIFSSCLGNLVSPEEVQGEILESAVERPKKGFGSFIKSLFFGGVDDEL